A portion of the Motacilla alba alba isolate MOTALB_02 chromosome 19, Motacilla_alba_V1.0_pri, whole genome shotgun sequence genome contains these proteins:
- the ATP2A3 gene encoding sarcoplasmic/endoplasmic reticulum calcium ATPase 3 isoform X1 produces MEAAHSIPVLDVLRRFGVSESCGLSPEQVRRNREKYGPNELPAEEGKSLWELVLEQFEDLLVRILLMAAFLSFILAWFEEGEETTTAFVEPIVIIMILIANAVVGVWQERNAESAIEALKEYEPEMGKVIRADRSGVQRIRARDIVPGDIVEVAVGDKVPADIRIIEIRSTTLRVDQSILTGESVSVIKHADPIPDPRAVNQDKKNMLFSGTNIAAGKAVGIVIATGVYTEIGKIRNQMVETEPEKTPLQQKLDEFSQQLSKVIFLVCIAVWVINISHFSDPVHGGSWFRGAIYYFKISVALAVAAIPEGLPAVITTCLALGTRRMAKKNAIVRSLPSVETLGCTSVICSDKTGTLTTNQMSVCRMFIMEKVEGTQCSLHEFSITGSTYAPEGQILKDEQPVQCGQYDGLVELATICALCNDSSLDYNESKKVYEKVGEATETALTCLVEKMNVFNTDLSKLSKVERANACNSVIKQLMRKECTLEFSRDRKSMSVYCTPSGPGNNSAGSKMFVKGAPESVIERCTHVRVGTAKVPLTTPVRDRILGRIRDWGMGMDTLRCLALATHDAPVRRESMQLHDSAAFVHYENNLTFVGCVGMLDPPRKEVTSSIEMCRKAGIRVIMITGDNKGTAVAICRRIGIFSESEDVSGKAYTGREFDELPPEAQRQACREARCFARVEPAHKSRIVEYLQSFNEITAMTGDGVNDAPALKKAEIGIAMGSGTAVAKSAAEMVLSDDNFSTIVSAVEEGRAIYSNMKQFIRYLISSNVGEVVCIFLTAILGLPEALIPVQLLWVNLVTDGLPATALGFNPPDLDIMDKQPRNPKEPLISGWLFFRYLAVGVYVGLATVGAATWWFLYDAEGPQVSFHQLRNFMRCTEDNPIFEGIDCEIFESRYPTTMALSVLVTIEMCNALNSVSENQSLLRMPPWLNIWLLGAIIMSMALHFLILYVKPMPLIFQVTPLSWPQWVVVMKISLPVILLDEGLKYLSRNHLDGILRTARPKWSGQHQLNTCKTPEQGRRGQEMNDLRATLN; encoded by the exons agctccctgcagaaGAAG GAAAGTCCCTCTGGGAGTTGGTACTGGAGCAGTTTGAAGACCTCCTCGTCCGCATCCTTTTGATGGCAGCTTTTCTGTCCTTT ATCCTGGCCTGGTTTGAAGAAGGGGAGGAGACCACGACGGCGTTTGTGGAGCCCATTGTCATCATCATGATCCTGATTGCCAACGCTGTGGTGGGGGTGTGGCAG GAGAGAAATGCTGAGAGTGCCATCGAGGCCTTGAAGGAGTACGAGCCCGAGATGGGGAAGGTGATCCGCGCCGACCGCAGCGGCGTGCAGCGGATCCGCGCCCGCGACATCGTCCCTGGGGACATCGTGGAGGTGGCAG TTGGTGACAAGGTGCCAGCAGACATCCGGATCATCGAGATCCGCTCCACCACCCTGCGGGTCGACCAGTCCATCCTCACAG GGGAGTCTGTGTCGGTGATCAAACATGCTGACCCCATCCCTGATCCCCGGGCTGTCAACCAAGACAAGAAGAACATGCTTTTCTCT ggCACCAACATTGCAGCTGGGAAGGCCGTGGGGATCGTTATTGCGACGGGGGTGTACACCGAGATCGGGAAGATCCGAAACCAGATGGTGGAGACCGAGCCTGAGAAGACACCCTTGCAGCAGAAGCTGGATGAgttcagccagcagctctccaaagTGATCTTCCTGGTGTGCATCGCCGTCTGGGTCATCAACATCAGCCACTTCAGCGACCCCGTGCACGGCGGCTCCTGGTTCCGGGGGGCCATCTACTACTTCAAGATTTCGGTGGCGCTGGCGGTGGCCGCCATCCCCGAGGGCCTTCCGGCCGTCATCACCACCTGCCTGGCGCTGGGCACGCGCCGCATGGCCAAGAAGAACGCCATCGTCAGGAGCCTGCCCTCGGTGGAGACCCTGGGCTGCACCTCCGTCATCTGCTCCGACAAGACCGGCACCCTCACCACCAACCAGATGTCCGTGTGCCGG ATGTTCATCATGGAGAAGGTGGAGGGCACCCAGTGCAGCCTGCACGAGTTCAGCATCACCGGCTCCACCTACGCCCCCGAGGGACAGAT CCTGAAGGACGAGCAGCCGGTGCAGTGCGGGCAGTACGACGGGCTGGTGGAGCTGGCCACCATCTGTGCCCTCTGCAATGACTCCTCGCTGGACTACAATGAG TCCAAAAAAGTCTACGAGAAGGTGGGGGAAGCCACTGAAACAGCCCTGACGTGCCTGGTGGAGAAGATGAACGTCTTCAACACAGACCTCAGCAAACTCTCCAAGGTGGAGAGAGCCAACGCCTGCAACTCA gtgaTCAAGCAGCTGATGAGGAAGGAGTGCACCCTGGAGTTCTCCCGGGACCGCAAGTCCATGTCCGTGTACTGCACTCCCAGCGGGCCTGGCAACaactctgctggcagcaagatGTTTGTCAAG GGTGCCCCGGAAAGCGTCATCGAGCGCTGCACCCACGTCCGTGTGGGCACTGCCAAGGTCCCGCTGACCACCCCGGTGCGGGACAGGATCCTGGGCAGGATCCGGGACTGGGGCATGGGCATGGACACGCTGCGCTGCCTGGCCCTGGCCACCCACGACGCGCCCGTCCGCAGGGAGAGCATGCAGCTGCACGACTCGGCCGCCTTCGTCCACTACGAG AACAACCTGACCTTTGTGGGCTGCGTGGGGATGCTGGACCCTCCCCGCAAAGAGGTCACCTCCTCCATCGAGATGTGCCGCAAGGCCGGCATCCGCGTCATCATGATCACTGGGGACAACAAGGGCACGGCAGTGGCCATCTGCCGCCGGATCGGCATCTTCTCCGAGAGCGAGGACGTGTCTGGCAAGGCCTACACGGGCCGGGAGTTTGATGAGCTGCCGCCCGAGGCGCAGCGCCAGGCGTGCCGCGAGGCCCGCTGCTTCGCCCGTGTGGAGCCGGCGCACAAGTCCCGCATCGTCGAGTACCTCCAGTCCTTCAACGAGATCACGGCCATG ACAGGTGATGGCGTCAATGACGCTCCGGCCCTGAAGAAGGCAGAGATTGGCATCGCCATGGGGTCGGGCACGGCTGTTGCCAAGTCAGCTGCTGAGATGGTGCTCTCTGACGACAACTTCTCCACCATCGTGTCGGCCGTGGAGGAGGGCAGAGCCATCTACAGCAACATGAAGCAGTTCATCCGCTATCTCATCTCCTCCAATGTTGGGGAGGTGGTTTG catctTCCTGACAGCCATCCTGGGCCTACCCGAGGCCCTCATCCCcgtgcagctgctgtgggtgaaCCTGGTGACCGACGGGCTGCCGGCCACCGCGCTGGGCTTCAACCCCCCCGACCTGGACATCATGGACAAGCAGCCCCGCAACCCCAAGGAGCCCCTCATCAGTGGCTGGCTCTTCTTCCGCTACCTGGCCGTCGGAG TGTACGTGGGCCTGGCCACAGTGGGCGCAGCCACCTGGTGGTTCCTGTACGACGCCGAGGGACCGCAGGTCTCCTTCCATCAGCTG AGGAACTTCATGAGGTGCACTGAGGACAACCCCATCTTCGAAGGAATTGACTGTGAGATCTTCGAGTCGCGATACCCAACGACGATGGCTCTGTCTGTGCTGGTGACAATCGAAATGTGCAATGCTCTGAACAG TGTCTCTGAGAACCAGTCGCTGCTGCGGATGCCACCGTGGCTCAACATCTGGCTGCTGGGGGCCATCATCATGTCCATGGCTCTGCACTTCCTCATCCTCTATGTCAAGCCCATGCCT CTCATCTTCCAGGTGACCCCCCTGAGCTGGCCACAGTGGGTGGTTGTGATGAAGATCTCCCTGCCTGTGATCCTGCTGGATGAAGGACTCAAGTACCTTTCCCGCAACCACCTGGATG
- the ATP2A3 gene encoding sarcoplasmic/endoplasmic reticulum calcium ATPase 3 isoform X2, protein MEAAHSIPVLDVLRRFGVSESCGLSPEQVRRNREKYGPNELPAEEGKSLWELVLEQFEDLLVRILLMAAFLSFILAWFEEGEETTTAFVEPIVIIMILIANAVVGVWQERNAESAIEALKEYEPEMGKVIRADRSGVQRIRARDIVPGDIVEVAVGDKVPADIRIIEIRSTTLRVDQSILTGESVSVIKHADPIPDPRAVNQDKKNMLFSGTNIAAGKAVGIVIATGVYTEIGKIRNQMVETEPEKTPLQQKLDEFSQQLSKVIFLVCIAVWVINISHFSDPVHGGSWFRGAIYYFKISVALAVAAIPEGLPAVITTCLALGTRRMAKKNAIVRSLPSVETLGCTSVICSDKTGTLTTNQMSVCRMFIMEKVEGTQCSLHEFSITGSTYAPEGQILKDEQPVQCGQYDGLVELATICALCNDSSLDYNESKKVYEKVGEATETALTCLVEKMNVFNTDLSKLSKVERANACNSVIKQLMRKECTLEFSRDRKSMSVYCTPSGPGNNSAGSKMFVKGAPESVIERCTHVRVGTAKVPLTTPVRDRILGRIRDWGMGMDTLRCLALATHDAPVRRESMQLHDSAAFVHYENNLTFVGCVGMLDPPRKEVTSSIEMCRKAGIRVIMITGDNKGTAVAICRRIGIFSESEDVSGKAYTGREFDELPPEAQRQACREARCFARVEPAHKSRIVEYLQSFNEITAMTGDGVNDAPALKKAEIGIAMGSGTAVAKSAAEMVLSDDNFSTIVSAVEEGRAIYSNMKQFIRYLISSNVGEVVCIFLTAILGLPEALIPVQLLWVNLVTDGLPATALGFNPPDLDIMDKQPRNPKEPLISGWLFFRYLAVGVYVGLATVGAATWWFLYDAEGPQVSFHQLRNFMRCTEDNPIFEGIDCEIFESRYPTTMALSVLVTIEMCNALNSVSENQSLLRMPPWLNIWLLGAIIMSMALHFLILYVKPMPLIFQVTPLSWPQWVVVMKISLPVILLDEGLKYLSRNHLDGEEDKK, encoded by the exons agctccctgcagaaGAAG GAAAGTCCCTCTGGGAGTTGGTACTGGAGCAGTTTGAAGACCTCCTCGTCCGCATCCTTTTGATGGCAGCTTTTCTGTCCTTT ATCCTGGCCTGGTTTGAAGAAGGGGAGGAGACCACGACGGCGTTTGTGGAGCCCATTGTCATCATCATGATCCTGATTGCCAACGCTGTGGTGGGGGTGTGGCAG GAGAGAAATGCTGAGAGTGCCATCGAGGCCTTGAAGGAGTACGAGCCCGAGATGGGGAAGGTGATCCGCGCCGACCGCAGCGGCGTGCAGCGGATCCGCGCCCGCGACATCGTCCCTGGGGACATCGTGGAGGTGGCAG TTGGTGACAAGGTGCCAGCAGACATCCGGATCATCGAGATCCGCTCCACCACCCTGCGGGTCGACCAGTCCATCCTCACAG GGGAGTCTGTGTCGGTGATCAAACATGCTGACCCCATCCCTGATCCCCGGGCTGTCAACCAAGACAAGAAGAACATGCTTTTCTCT ggCACCAACATTGCAGCTGGGAAGGCCGTGGGGATCGTTATTGCGACGGGGGTGTACACCGAGATCGGGAAGATCCGAAACCAGATGGTGGAGACCGAGCCTGAGAAGACACCCTTGCAGCAGAAGCTGGATGAgttcagccagcagctctccaaagTGATCTTCCTGGTGTGCATCGCCGTCTGGGTCATCAACATCAGCCACTTCAGCGACCCCGTGCACGGCGGCTCCTGGTTCCGGGGGGCCATCTACTACTTCAAGATTTCGGTGGCGCTGGCGGTGGCCGCCATCCCCGAGGGCCTTCCGGCCGTCATCACCACCTGCCTGGCGCTGGGCACGCGCCGCATGGCCAAGAAGAACGCCATCGTCAGGAGCCTGCCCTCGGTGGAGACCCTGGGCTGCACCTCCGTCATCTGCTCCGACAAGACCGGCACCCTCACCACCAACCAGATGTCCGTGTGCCGG ATGTTCATCATGGAGAAGGTGGAGGGCACCCAGTGCAGCCTGCACGAGTTCAGCATCACCGGCTCCACCTACGCCCCCGAGGGACAGAT CCTGAAGGACGAGCAGCCGGTGCAGTGCGGGCAGTACGACGGGCTGGTGGAGCTGGCCACCATCTGTGCCCTCTGCAATGACTCCTCGCTGGACTACAATGAG TCCAAAAAAGTCTACGAGAAGGTGGGGGAAGCCACTGAAACAGCCCTGACGTGCCTGGTGGAGAAGATGAACGTCTTCAACACAGACCTCAGCAAACTCTCCAAGGTGGAGAGAGCCAACGCCTGCAACTCA gtgaTCAAGCAGCTGATGAGGAAGGAGTGCACCCTGGAGTTCTCCCGGGACCGCAAGTCCATGTCCGTGTACTGCACTCCCAGCGGGCCTGGCAACaactctgctggcagcaagatGTTTGTCAAG GGTGCCCCGGAAAGCGTCATCGAGCGCTGCACCCACGTCCGTGTGGGCACTGCCAAGGTCCCGCTGACCACCCCGGTGCGGGACAGGATCCTGGGCAGGATCCGGGACTGGGGCATGGGCATGGACACGCTGCGCTGCCTGGCCCTGGCCACCCACGACGCGCCCGTCCGCAGGGAGAGCATGCAGCTGCACGACTCGGCCGCCTTCGTCCACTACGAG AACAACCTGACCTTTGTGGGCTGCGTGGGGATGCTGGACCCTCCCCGCAAAGAGGTCACCTCCTCCATCGAGATGTGCCGCAAGGCCGGCATCCGCGTCATCATGATCACTGGGGACAACAAGGGCACGGCAGTGGCCATCTGCCGCCGGATCGGCATCTTCTCCGAGAGCGAGGACGTGTCTGGCAAGGCCTACACGGGCCGGGAGTTTGATGAGCTGCCGCCCGAGGCGCAGCGCCAGGCGTGCCGCGAGGCCCGCTGCTTCGCCCGTGTGGAGCCGGCGCACAAGTCCCGCATCGTCGAGTACCTCCAGTCCTTCAACGAGATCACGGCCATG ACAGGTGATGGCGTCAATGACGCTCCGGCCCTGAAGAAGGCAGAGATTGGCATCGCCATGGGGTCGGGCACGGCTGTTGCCAAGTCAGCTGCTGAGATGGTGCTCTCTGACGACAACTTCTCCACCATCGTGTCGGCCGTGGAGGAGGGCAGAGCCATCTACAGCAACATGAAGCAGTTCATCCGCTATCTCATCTCCTCCAATGTTGGGGAGGTGGTTTG catctTCCTGACAGCCATCCTGGGCCTACCCGAGGCCCTCATCCCcgtgcagctgctgtgggtgaaCCTGGTGACCGACGGGCTGCCGGCCACCGCGCTGGGCTTCAACCCCCCCGACCTGGACATCATGGACAAGCAGCCCCGCAACCCCAAGGAGCCCCTCATCAGTGGCTGGCTCTTCTTCCGCTACCTGGCCGTCGGAG TGTACGTGGGCCTGGCCACAGTGGGCGCAGCCACCTGGTGGTTCCTGTACGACGCCGAGGGACCGCAGGTCTCCTTCCATCAGCTG AGGAACTTCATGAGGTGCACTGAGGACAACCCCATCTTCGAAGGAATTGACTGTGAGATCTTCGAGTCGCGATACCCAACGACGATGGCTCTGTCTGTGCTGGTGACAATCGAAATGTGCAATGCTCTGAACAG TGTCTCTGAGAACCAGTCGCTGCTGCGGATGCCACCGTGGCTCAACATCTGGCTGCTGGGGGCCATCATCATGTCCATGGCTCTGCACTTCCTCATCCTCTATGTCAAGCCCATGCCT CTCATCTTCCAGGTGACCCCCCTGAGCTGGCCACAGTGGGTGGTTGTGATGAAGATCTCCCTGCCTGTGATCCTGCTGGATGAAGGACTCAAGTACCTTTCCCGCAACCACCTGGATG